Proteins encoded by one window of Dokdonella sp.:
- a CDS encoding penicillin-binding protein 1A, translated as MRIFFRLARWAIYLGFAGVVLGAAGIGIAYWLIAPRLPSVDSLKDVRLQVPLRVHSADGKLMATFGETRRIPIRIADVPDPLRQAVISAEDADFYTHSGIDIGGILRAVWLVATTGSKHVPGGSTITQQVARQFFLSPEVTYTRKLSEMFLAFRIESALSKDEILELYLNKSFFGNRAYGVAAAAEFYYGKTLDQLSLAECAMLASIPKFPSTGNPLNNPSRALLRRTYVLGRMRELGYIDQAGYEQANGEPDQAFAHEPPIEIEASWLAEMVRQQAIERLGNDALNDGYVIRTTIDSRAQEAANKALRDALLAYDARHGYRGAEAQVEIPVDARPEELVRLLDAYRNVSGLAPGLVVEADAGHAAVQLADGQTVELPLASVAWARTYLDESRRGPAPKRVDEVLKVGDVVRVVRDAEDQWQLSQIPAVQGALVGLDPEDGAIVSLVGGFNFGRSKFNRATQSNRNPGSSFKPFLYSAAFEHGYTPASVINDAPLVFPDPSRPSGLWTPSNEDDKFDGPTRLREALVRSRNLVSVRLLDALGVQYVHEFVTRFGFTPQQVPQNLSMALGTAAAAPLTMARAYAVFANGGFLVDPYFISEIADRDGRVVYRAEPLRACRECPQRLVEDGIAATPPLDSAASGGIPLIASAQAASTPPTGGEPRLAPRVIDPRNAYLVTSLMRDVIRRGTGSAALVLKRGDLAGKTGTTNEHRDTWFSGFNARLVATTWVGFDDFTPLGRGEYGAKAALPAWIDFMREGLRDVPEQSFDMPPGISTARIDRASGLLAPAGDQDSMIEYFKTEDVARLATRPAQGEDDQNEAYDVF; from the coding sequence ATGAGAATCTTCTTCCGCTTGGCCCGCTGGGCGATCTATCTGGGTTTCGCGGGTGTCGTCCTCGGCGCCGCCGGTATCGGCATCGCGTACTGGCTGATCGCGCCGCGCCTGCCGTCGGTCGACAGCCTGAAGGACGTCCGCCTGCAGGTGCCGCTCAGGGTGCACTCGGCCGATGGCAAGCTGATGGCGACCTTTGGCGAAACACGTCGCATTCCGATCCGCATCGCCGATGTGCCGGACCCTCTGCGACAGGCGGTGATTTCGGCCGAAGACGCCGATTTCTACACGCACAGCGGCATCGACATCGGCGGCATCCTGCGCGCAGTCTGGCTGGTCGCCACGACCGGCAGCAAGCACGTGCCCGGCGGCAGCACCATCACCCAGCAGGTCGCGCGCCAGTTCTTCCTCAGTCCGGAAGTCACCTATACGCGCAAGCTGTCGGAGATGTTCCTGGCTTTCCGCATCGAGAGTGCACTCAGCAAGGACGAGATCCTCGAGCTGTACCTCAACAAGAGCTTTTTCGGCAATCGCGCCTACGGCGTCGCCGCAGCGGCCGAGTTCTACTACGGCAAGACGCTCGACCAGCTGAGCCTGGCCGAGTGCGCCATGCTGGCCTCGATCCCGAAGTTCCCGTCCACCGGCAATCCGCTCAACAACCCATCGCGCGCCCTGCTGCGTCGCACTTACGTGCTCGGCCGCATGCGCGAGCTTGGCTACATCGACCAGGCCGGATACGAGCAGGCCAATGGCGAACCCGACCAGGCCTTCGCTCACGAGCCGCCGATCGAGATCGAGGCGTCCTGGCTGGCCGAGATGGTGCGCCAGCAGGCGATCGAGCGGCTCGGCAACGATGCGCTCAACGACGGCTACGTGATCCGCACGACGATCGATTCGCGCGCACAAGAGGCCGCCAACAAGGCCTTGCGCGATGCCTTGCTCGCCTACGACGCGCGCCACGGTTACCGCGGTGCGGAAGCGCAGGTCGAAATCCCTGTCGATGCGCGCCCCGAGGAACTCGTGCGCCTGCTCGATGCCTATCGCAATGTGTCCGGACTGGCTCCGGGCTTGGTCGTCGAGGCCGATGCCGGACATGCCGCCGTGCAGCTCGCCGACGGCCAGACCGTGGAGCTGCCGCTCGCCTCCGTGGCCTGGGCCCGCACCTACCTTGACGAAAGCCGCCGCGGCCCGGCGCCGAAGCGCGTCGACGAAGTGCTCAAGGTCGGCGACGTCGTGCGCGTCGTGCGCGACGCCGAGGACCAGTGGCAGCTCTCCCAGATTCCGGCCGTGCAAGGTGCCCTGGTTGGCCTCGACCCCGAGGACGGTGCGATCGTCTCGCTCGTCGGCGGCTTCAATTTCGGCCGCAGCAAGTTCAATCGCGCGACCCAGTCAAACCGCAACCCGGGCTCGAGCTTCAAGCCGTTCCTCTACTCGGCCGCCTTCGAGCATGGCTATACGCCAGCCTCGGTCATCAACGACGCACCGCTGGTGTTCCCGGATCCGTCGCGCCCGAGCGGACTGTGGACACCATCCAACGAAGACGACAAGTTCGATGGACCGACGCGCCTGCGCGAAGCCCTGGTGCGCTCGCGCAACCTTGTCTCGGTACGCTTGCTGGACGCACTCGGCGTGCAGTATGTGCACGAATTTGTCACGCGCTTCGGCTTCACCCCGCAGCAGGTGCCGCAGAACCTGTCGATGGCGCTCGGCACCGCAGCCGCCGCGCCGTTGACGATGGCGCGCGCGTATGCCGTTTTCGCCAACGGCGGCTTCCTCGTCGATCCGTACTTCATCAGCGAGATCGCCGATCGCGATGGCCGGGTGGTCTACCGTGCCGAGCCGTTGCGAGCATGCCGCGAGTGCCCGCAGCGCCTCGTCGAAGACGGTATCGCAGCAACGCCTCCGCTCGACTCGGCGGCCTCGGGCGGCATCCCGCTGATCGCCAGCGCGCAGGCTGCGTCGACGCCGCCGACGGGCGGCGAACCCCGCCTCGCCCCGCGAGTCATCGACCCCCGCAACGCCTATCTCGTCACCTCGCTGATGCGCGACGTCATCCGGCGTGGCACCGGCAGCGCAGCCCTCGTGCTCAAGCGCGGCGACCTTGCCGGCAAGACCGGCACGACCAACGAACATCGTGACACCTGGTTCTCCGGCTTCAACGCGCGCCTCGTCGCCACGACCTGGGTCGGTTTCGACGACTTCACCCCGCTCGGGCGCGGCGAATACGGCGCCAAGGCGGCCTTGCCAGCATGGATCGACTTCATGCGCGAAGGTCTGCGCGATGTCCCCGAGCAGTCGTTCGACATGCCGCCCGGCATCAGCACGGCACGCATCGACCGCGCCAGCGGCCTGCTTGCTCCGGCCGGCGACCAGGATTCGATGATCGAATACTTCAAGACCGAAGACGTGGCTCGCCTGGCCACTCGCCCTGCGCA